A single Tuberibacillus sp. Marseille-P3662 DNA region contains:
- a CDS encoding TetR/AcrR family transcriptional regulator, whose product MSPRRPVSQELTIDMIMDAARHLFVNKGYQHVSMRQIAKELDCSHSAIYYHFQNKAELFYALVEDHFQMLDQKLDAIMELEMDNKRKAKQVLLGFIEFGLTYQSHYEIMFLIKDDEVRNFINQGPNQTYAKFAQSLNALCEKPITIHEIWSIFLSLHGFVTHYCRHIKRYDEVKDMAQAHVNFLLKTIG is encoded by the coding sequence ATGTCACCTAGAAGACCAGTAAGTCAAGAATTAACAATAGATATGATTATGGATGCGGCAAGACATCTCTTTGTCAACAAAGGGTACCAACATGTGTCAATGAGGCAAATCGCAAAGGAATTGGACTGCAGCCATAGCGCCATTTATTATCATTTTCAAAATAAGGCAGAGTTATTTTATGCTTTGGTTGAAGACCATTTTCAAATGTTAGATCAAAAATTAGATGCCATTATGGAACTAGAGATGGATAACAAGCGAAAAGCAAAGCAGGTCTTGTTAGGCTTTATAGAATTTGGTCTCACTTATCAAAGTCATTATGAGATTATGTTTTTGATTAAAGATGATGAAGTCAGGAATTTTATCAATCAAGGGCCGAATCAAACGTATGCGAAGTTCGCTCAAAGTCTGAATGCTTTATGTGAGAAGCCAATCACTATCCATGAGATATGGTCTATATTTTTGTCCTTACACGGTTTTGTTACTCATTATTGTAGACATATCAAGCGTTATGACGAGGTCAAAGATATGGCACAGGCACATGTGAATTTTCTTCTGAAAACCATTGGTTAA
- a CDS encoding NAD(P)/FAD-dependent oxidoreductase, producing MQTYIVVGAGILGASTAYHLAKAGANVTVVDREDPGQATDAAAGIVCPWLSQRRNKSWYKLAKGGAGYYPTLIKALEADGEADTGYDRVGAISLHTDETKLDKMVERALKRRDDAPEMGEITRLSPDETQAQFPPLSEQYGSVHVSGAARVNGRKLRQSLINAAKKHGASFIHADATLDFEDNRITGINVEGRTLHADKVVVTAGAWAKELLTPLGMDLLVTTQKAQIVHLDLPDMDSSKWPVIMPPNDQYLLTFGDGRVVVGATHENHVGFDYRVTAGGLHEIFDKALAIAPGLAHSTLLETRVGFRPFTPGSLPVIGPIPNYENLLMANGLGASGLTSGPYLGAELAKLALDKPTEIEPSEFDVAGALELMDQD from the coding sequence GTGCAAACTTATATTGTGGTTGGAGCGGGGATTCTTGGAGCGTCGACAGCTTATCATCTTGCTAAAGCAGGAGCTAACGTCACTGTGGTTGATCGCGAAGACCCGGGGCAGGCGACGGATGCCGCGGCTGGGATTGTTTGTCCCTGGCTCTCACAGCGTCGAAATAAATCTTGGTATAAATTAGCCAAAGGCGGTGCGGGGTATTATCCGACCCTGATTAAAGCGCTAGAGGCAGATGGTGAAGCGGACACAGGTTATGACCGTGTTGGCGCCATCAGTCTTCATACAGATGAGACCAAACTTGATAAGATGGTGGAACGAGCGTTAAAACGACGTGATGACGCACCGGAAATGGGCGAGATTACTCGGCTGTCACCTGATGAAACACAGGCGCAGTTTCCACCACTGTCGGAACAGTATGGTTCTGTTCATGTTAGTGGTGCTGCTCGTGTCAATGGGAGAAAACTTCGCCAGTCTTTGATCAATGCTGCGAAGAAGCATGGCGCCTCCTTTATTCACGCAGATGCCACGCTTGACTTTGAGGACAACCGGATAACTGGCATCAATGTAGAGGGGCGGACTTTACATGCTGATAAGGTTGTTGTCACTGCAGGTGCGTGGGCAAAAGAGCTGCTGACCCCCTTAGGTATGGATTTATTAGTCACAACACAGAAAGCGCAAATTGTTCACCTTGACCTCCCTGACATGGATTCAAGTAAGTGGCCAGTGATTATGCCGCCTAATGATCAGTATTTACTTACATTTGGGGATGGCCGCGTGGTCGTCGGAGCGACGCATGAAAATCATGTCGGATTTGATTACCGGGTAACTGCGGGTGGATTACATGAAATTTTTGATAAAGCCTTGGCGATTGCGCCGGGTTTAGCTCATAGTACTTTGTTAGAGACAAGGGTTGGCTTTCGGCCATTTACACCTGGGTCACTACCTGTGATCGGTCCAATACCAAACTATGAAAACCTGCTCATGGCTAACGGGCTCGGCGCTTCAGGTTTAACGAGCGGACCTTATTTAGGCGCTGAACTTGCCAAGCTTGCCTTAGATAAGCCAACAGAAATTGAGCCTAGTGAATTTGATGTCGCGGGGGCTTTAGAGTTAATGGATCAGGATTAA
- a CDS encoding S9 family peptidase, giving the protein MIDFSKQRDIEQYFRTYTISHFAVSQDESKLVFNSNLDGKMNLWAMDLPHTYPYQICFEDQASDFVKFDPKGRYILTGFDNDGDENYQIYALPPDGGQPEPVITGENQEKYYYAHLSQDGERLYYVTSEDNPNFLNLRKRDLKTGEDELLRSGQDAANFIASVSPQEDSFVFVNAFSNTYQQAYVHINGDEFSLTPDPTKVHTVSDAVYTSNDVVYFLTNYESDFSYLATFHLKDQTFNKVLTLPNENMKELVDHQASNCLYLVTEKGVEDRLYEFRIDNQKYKSLSQPTAVIESLQVADSGNMYVLGRSATKPHNLFQCEDNSTEWIQLTENRALGVPEEDLVDPDVVTYQSFDGMSIEALFFKAKEDVANGYTVFWPHGGPQAAERKSFRALFQVILAKGYHIFAPNFRGSTGYGSEYVKMVEGDWGHGPRLDCVKGIEWLFDTGYSSPDKLLILGGSYGGYMSLLLAGRHPDLFKAVVDIFGPSDLLSFYYSVPEHWKPIMKIWLGEPEKDKERFVNDSPITYLDSMTNPMLVIQGANDPRVVKQESDQIVAALEEKGIDVEYIVLEDEGHGFSKKENEIQVYKKILEFFERHIEQ; this is encoded by the coding sequence ATGATTGACTTTTCGAAACAACGGGATATTGAACAGTATTTTCGAACCTATACCATTAGTCATTTTGCCGTTAGTCAAGATGAAAGCAAACTCGTCTTTAATAGTAATCTTGATGGAAAAATGAACCTTTGGGCAATGGACTTGCCCCATACTTATCCCTATCAAATCTGTTTTGAGGATCAGGCAAGCGATTTTGTAAAATTTGATCCAAAAGGTCGTTACATATTGACGGGATTTGACAATGACGGTGATGAGAATTATCAGATCTACGCTCTGCCTCCAGATGGCGGACAACCGGAGCCGGTTATTACTGGAGAGAACCAAGAAAAGTATTATTATGCCCATCTGTCTCAAGATGGTGAACGGCTGTATTATGTGACGAGTGAAGATAATCCAAACTTTTTGAATCTTAGAAAGCGCGATTTGAAAACAGGGGAGGATGAGTTACTCAGAAGCGGTCAAGATGCCGCAAACTTTATAGCGTCTGTTAGTCCACAAGAGGATAGTTTTGTTTTTGTTAATGCTTTCTCGAATACGTATCAGCAGGCTTATGTTCATATTAATGGTGATGAGTTTTCACTGACACCAGATCCAACGAAAGTGCATACGGTATCTGATGCTGTCTATACAAGCAATGATGTCGTTTATTTCTTGACCAATTATGAAAGTGACTTTTCTTATTTAGCGACATTTCATTTGAAAGACCAAACCTTTAATAAAGTTTTGACATTACCTAATGAAAATATGAAAGAGCTGGTTGATCATCAGGCGTCGAACTGTCTTTACCTTGTGACTGAAAAGGGTGTGGAAGATCGCTTATATGAGTTCAGAATTGACAATCAAAAGTATAAAAGTCTTTCGCAACCAACAGCTGTGATTGAAAGTCTGCAAGTCGCCGATTCTGGCAACATGTACGTCTTAGGCCGAAGTGCGACCAAGCCTCATAACTTGTTTCAATGTGAGGATAACAGTACTGAATGGATACAATTAACGGAGAACCGGGCGCTAGGTGTTCCGGAAGAGGATTTAGTTGATCCCGACGTTGTCACTTATCAATCGTTTGATGGCATGTCAATTGAAGCTTTATTCTTTAAGGCAAAGGAAGATGTCGCCAATGGATATACTGTCTTTTGGCCGCATGGAGGACCGCAGGCAGCTGAGAGAAAATCGTTCCGTGCTCTATTCCAAGTCATTCTGGCAAAAGGGTATCATATATTTGCGCCTAATTTTCGGGGCAGTACAGGGTATGGTTCTGAGTATGTGAAAATGGTGGAAGGTGACTGGGGTCATGGACCGCGGCTGGATTGTGTTAAAGGGATCGAGTGGCTGTTTGACACTGGCTATAGTAGTCCTGATAAGTTATTGATTCTTGGCGGCAGCTATGGAGGATATATGAGCTTGCTACTTGCTGGACGGCATCCAGATTTATTTAAAGCCGTCGTCGATATCTTTGGTCCAAGTGATTTGTTGTCATTTTATTATTCAGTTCCGGAGCATTGGAAACCCATTATGAAGATTTGGTTGGGCGAACCTGAAAAGGACAAGGAGCGATTTGTCAATGATTCACCGATCACTTATTTAGATTCAATGACGAACCCGATGCTTGTGATACAGGGGGCTAATGACCCGCGTGTGGTGAAGCAAGAATCGGATCAAATTGTTGCAGCTCTTGAAGAGAAGGGAATAGACGTCGAATACATTGTTCTTGAGGATGAAGGCCATGGGTTCTCAAAAAAAGAGAATGAAATTCAAGTATATAAGAAGATACTCGAGTTTTTTGAGCGACACATTGAACAGTGA
- the rlmN gene encoding 23S rRNA (adenine(2503)-C(2))-methyltransferase RlmN — protein sequence MTKTSIYGLTLDQLTAWLVEQGQKQFRAKQVWDWLYKKRVTNFSEMTNLNQECLQLLEDNFVIHTLEKEIMQESEDETKKFLFKLQDGNLIETVLMRFNYGLSVCVTTQVGCNIGCSFCASGVLKKNRDLSGGEIVEQIMNVQKHLDEAGQGERVSHVVIMGIGEPFDNYDNMMTFLRVINDQKGLSIGARHITVSTSGLAHKMYEFADANLQVNLALSLHAPNNELRTRVMKINRAFPLEKLMPAVDYYLEKTNRRITFEYILLKDVNDHEEEAKQLVKLLADKRHLSYVNLIPYNPVGDNEYERSDKESILKFYETLLKNGINCGVRTEHGTDIDAACGQLRSKQIKKNKAKAV from the coding sequence ATGACTAAAACATCCATTTATGGATTAACATTAGATCAACTAACAGCTTGGCTTGTGGAGCAAGGGCAGAAGCAATTCCGGGCAAAACAAGTCTGGGATTGGTTATATAAGAAGCGCGTTACGAACTTTTCGGAGATGACGAATCTTAATCAAGAATGCCTTCAGTTATTAGAAGACAACTTTGTTATTCATACGCTAGAAAAAGAAATTATGCAAGAATCAGAGGACGAAACGAAAAAATTCTTGTTCAAATTACAGGATGGCAATCTAATAGAAACGGTGTTAATGCGATTCAATTACGGATTATCGGTTTGTGTCACAACGCAAGTCGGCTGTAATATTGGCTGCAGTTTCTGCGCCAGCGGTGTATTGAAGAAGAACCGTGATTTGTCCGGCGGTGAGATTGTCGAACAAATTATGAACGTTCAAAAACATCTCGATGAGGCGGGACAAGGTGAGCGGGTGAGTCACGTTGTTATTATGGGTATTGGTGAGCCGTTTGATAACTATGACAACATGATGACTTTCTTACGTGTGATTAATGACCAAAAAGGATTGTCCATTGGTGCGAGACATATTACCGTTTCGACGAGCGGTCTTGCCCATAAAATGTACGAATTCGCGGATGCTAATTTGCAAGTGAACCTAGCGTTATCCTTGCATGCGCCTAATAATGAGTTGAGAACGCGTGTGATGAAAATCAATCGTGCGTTCCCGCTAGAAAAATTAATGCCGGCTGTTGATTATTATTTAGAAAAAACGAATCGCAGAATCACATTCGAATATATTCTGCTGAAAGATGTTAACGACCATGAGGAAGAGGCCAAGCAGTTGGTTAAGTTGCTAGCTGATAAACGTCATCTGTCATATGTTAACTTAATTCCTTATAATCCGGTCGGTGACAATGAGTACGAACGAAGTGATAAGGAATCGATCTTAAAGTTCTATGAAACGCTGCTTAAGAATGGTATTAATTGCGGTGTTCGGACAGAACATGGAACAGACATTGATGCAGCTTGCGGCCAATTAAGAAGTAAGCAGATTAAGAAAAACAAAGCGAAGGCTGTATAA
- a CDS encoding M24 family metallopeptidase, protein MKQRHDLPFPIPEYEYRLSEVRRNMEQRGIDVMMVSSPENVFYLTGFETTGYTSFQALFIPLEAEPFIVTRILENTGVQNFSWIEQSRPYADGDDPLIRTREVLEEFNLQQKQIGYERNAWFFSISQQEKLFAVCSDATFVDCSGLIEGIRAIKSDLEIMKIREAARLTEIAIQSGIKAAGAGIRDTFVAAEMHHAMIQAGSDYPADAPYIASGHRSAIGHAKWSGRTIDVGDCVFLEPSGCQQHYHAPCMRTGFIGEPTLVQREAEKIIKEAVEATIAAIKPGAVAEEVDAVNRNIIGKNTIGLQQLAQSAYPVGIAFPPGWFEGTFSLRPKETQCLQPNMVFHLIPWGLVPGEFAMGLSETIRVTDTGCEVITKLPREVFVKSPVSTMSV, encoded by the coding sequence GTGAAACAAAGACATGATTTGCCTTTTCCAATACCTGAATATGAATATAGATTATCTGAGGTTCGCAGAAATATGGAGCAACGAGGTATTGACGTTATGATGGTTTCGAGTCCAGAGAATGTTTTTTATTTAACTGGATTTGAAACAACCGGCTATACAAGTTTTCAGGCATTATTTATACCATTAGAGGCTGAACCTTTTATCGTTACACGCATTCTTGAGAATACCGGTGTGCAGAATTTCAGTTGGATTGAGCAGAGTCGTCCTTATGCGGATGGCGATGATCCGTTGATCCGAACTCGGGAGGTCCTTGAGGAATTTAATCTTCAGCAGAAACAGATAGGGTATGAACGCAACGCATGGTTCTTTTCTATCTCTCAACAGGAAAAATTATTCGCCGTGTGTTCTGACGCCACGTTTGTGGACTGTTCCGGATTAATTGAGGGGATAAGAGCGATTAAATCAGACCTAGAGATTATGAAAATTAGAGAAGCGGCACGATTGACAGAAATAGCTATACAGAGTGGGATCAAAGCCGCTGGGGCAGGAATTAGGGATACATTCGTCGCTGCCGAGATGCATCATGCTATGATACAAGCTGGAAGTGATTATCCTGCTGACGCTCCTTACATTGCTAGTGGGCATCGTTCGGCTATCGGCCATGCCAAGTGGTCAGGACGTACCATTGATGTTGGAGATTGCGTGTTTCTAGAACCTTCCGGGTGTCAACAGCATTACCATGCTCCTTGTATGCGAACGGGTTTCATTGGTGAACCAACGCTGGTCCAAAGGGAAGCAGAGAAAATCATCAAAGAAGCTGTCGAAGCAACCATTGCAGCGATCAAACCAGGTGCTGTGGCTGAAGAAGTTGATGCTGTGAATCGAAACATCATCGGCAAAAATACTATAGGTCTACAACAATTAGCTCAATCAGCTTACCCGGTTGGGATAGCGTTTCCTCCAGGATGGTTTGAGGGGACCTTCAGTCTTCGTCCAAAAGAAACGCAATGTCTTCAGCCTAACATGGTTTTCCATTTAATTCCTTGGGGTTTGGTTCCTGGTGAATTCGCCATGGGCTTATCGGAAACGATTCGAGTGACTGATACAGGCTGTGAGGTTATAACGAAATTGCCCCGTGAAGTATTTGTCAAGTCGCCGGTCAGTACGATGTCTGTCTAG
- the solA gene encoding N-methyl-L-tryptophan oxidase — protein MNPTYDAIIIGMGIMGSAAAYHLTKRGQHVLGIDQFNPPHTLGSSHGHTRITRQAYLEGASYVPMAQRSHELWRELEKKTGKTLLAEIGGLNIGPENCQIVKGTVESADCYGLPYEILNAHEVQKRFPAFQLDTEEVGVYETIAGAVFPEESIRAHLDIASQHGLDIRTNERVIEWSVKNDRVTVHTEKGCYQSETLILSAGAWSPQLFGFDIPLEVERKVPVWFQPDQPSDLFKPGDFPSFVWHCTDEYNIYGLPGFHGEGVKVGFHQGGLKGEADQLSRQASWNETEDVRRTVASRFPRLNTQNISYETCLYTNTPDGHFVLGYHPKYQNVVTAGGFSGHGFKFGSVVGEILADLAIKGQTNYDISLFNPNRFSSDGTE, from the coding sequence GTGAATCCGACATATGATGCCATCATCATCGGAATGGGGATTATGGGCAGCGCTGCCGCCTATCATCTTACAAAACGCGGCCAACATGTCCTCGGGATTGATCAGTTCAATCCCCCGCATACATTAGGTTCCTCGCATGGTCATACCCGAATTACAAGGCAAGCCTATCTTGAAGGGGCTTCTTATGTCCCAATGGCACAAAGATCCCACGAGTTGTGGCGGGAATTAGAAAAAAAGACAGGTAAAACATTGCTTGCTGAAATTGGTGGACTCAATATTGGTCCTGAAAACTGTCAAATTGTCAAAGGCACTGTGGAGAGTGCCGACTGTTACGGCTTGCCTTATGAGATATTAAACGCTCATGAAGTCCAAAAACGTTTTCCGGCTTTTCAACTCGATACCGAAGAAGTCGGCGTCTATGAAACCATTGCCGGCGCCGTTTTTCCTGAAGAAAGTATCCGGGCCCATCTTGATATAGCAAGTCAACATGGGCTTGATATCCGAACCAATGAACGGGTCATTGAATGGTCAGTCAAAAATGATCGCGTCACAGTCCATACTGAAAAAGGCTGTTATCAATCGGAGACCTTAATTCTTTCTGCCGGCGCTTGGAGCCCACAACTATTTGGATTCGACATCCCTTTGGAAGTGGAGCGCAAAGTACCTGTTTGGTTTCAGCCGGATCAGCCGTCTGACTTATTTAAGCCCGGTGACTTCCCATCGTTTGTATGGCACTGTACTGATGAATATAACATTTATGGATTGCCTGGTTTTCATGGAGAAGGTGTTAAAGTCGGCTTTCATCAAGGCGGACTCAAAGGAGAAGCGGATCAACTGTCCCGGCAGGCATCATGGAATGAAACAGAAGATGTCCGCCGCACTGTTGCCAGTCGATTCCCACGTTTGAATACACAAAATATCTCTTACGAAACATGCTTATATACAAACACACCAGACGGCCATTTTGTTTTAGGGTACCATCCTAAATACCAAAATGTTGTGACAGCTGGCGGATTTTCCGGACACGGCTTTAAATTCGGCAGTGTCGTTGGTGAAATCTTGGCTGACCTTGCAATAAAAGGTCAAACTAACTATGACATATCTTTATTCAACCCGAACCGGTTTAGTAGCGACGGAACCGAATGA
- a CDS encoding GNAT family N-acetyltransferase: MIEVRRGSSEHVPGIARVCSEGCLDTYKGIRSEANILRNNRTFYNHDRIYQELNETEGWDGYFVALDQGEVVGAIGGGMTGHNRSEIYVLYLDPHRRGEGIGTQLLNDITEVQMKKGAEEQWVSVQKGNDKGIPFYEARGFKHHSEQAAYSNAPDENYVSLRYVRPLS, from the coding sequence TTGATTGAAGTTAGAAGAGGCTCTTCAGAACATGTGCCCGGCATTGCTAGAGTATGTTCTGAGGGCTGCTTAGATACATATAAAGGTATTAGAAGTGAAGCAAATATCCTGCGGAATAACAGAACATTCTATAACCATGATCGTATATATCAAGAGTTAAATGAAACAGAAGGCTGGGATGGTTATTTTGTTGCGTTAGATCAAGGCGAGGTCGTCGGGGCCATAGGTGGCGGGATGACGGGTCATAACAGAAGTGAGATATATGTTCTATACTTAGATCCGCATCGCCGCGGAGAAGGGATCGGTACGCAACTTTTAAACGACATAACAGAGGTGCAAATGAAAAAGGGTGCTGAGGAACAATGGGTTTCAGTGCAGAAAGGTAATGATAAAGGCATACCTTTCTATGAAGCTAGGGGTTTTAAACACCATTCTGAACAGGCGGCCTATTCAAATGCCCCGGATGAAAATTATGTGTCATTAAGGTACGTAAGACCGTTATCATAG
- a CDS encoding NAD(P)H-dependent oxidoreductase: MKTLVIIAHPDINQSRINAHLKQAIINQPDITVHELYREYPDESIDVQYEQRLLEDHDRTIFQFPNYWYSYPPLLKKWFDDVLERGWAFKGRYALRGKAFGVAISSGFTPEDYRFDGHHRHTIEQIMAPFYATCNFIRTKSLPLFKTFEDLMVTEADLDQQAQKYLEYLRQSFSFHYNAWE; encoded by the coding sequence TTGAAAACGTTAGTCATCATTGCACACCCGGACATTAATCAATCCCGGATCAACGCCCATTTAAAGCAGGCCATAATTAACCAACCTGATATCACCGTTCATGAATTATATCGTGAATATCCTGATGAAAGCATCGATGTTCAATACGAACAGCGGCTTTTAGAAGATCATGATCGCACGATTTTCCAATTTCCTAACTATTGGTATAGTTATCCGCCTCTTTTAAAGAAATGGTTTGATGACGTATTAGAACGTGGCTGGGCATTTAAAGGACGTTATGCGCTTCGAGGTAAAGCATTTGGCGTTGCGATCAGTTCCGGCTTTACACCGGAAGATTACCGGTTTGATGGCCATCATCGACATACGATTGAACAGATCATGGCGCCTTTTTATGCGACCTGTAATTTTATTAGAACTAAGTCTTTGCCCTTATTTAAGACTTTCGAGGACTTAATGGTCACCGAAGCGGATCTTGATCAACAAGCACAAAAGTATCTCGAGTATTTACGGCAATCTTTTTCGTTTCATTATAATGCTTGGGAATGA
- a CDS encoding NAD(P)/FAD-dependent oxidoreductase — protein sequence MKYIVIGAGILGASTAYHLAKQGAEVTLVDRQDPGQATNAAAGIVCPWLTHRRNNAWYRLVKAGAKYYSTLIEELEANGETETGYARVGAINIFSKEERLDKKVALAQERQEDTPEMGGVTKLSSAETKALFPPLSEAYGAVHISGAARVNGGALRNALIRGAERNGATFIYGDASLVYEALKITGVTVNGETISADQVIVTGGAWAKKLLEPLGMNFQVTSQKAQIVHLQMPDTDTSSWPVVMAPYNQYMLTFGNGKIVVGATQEDPIHDDARVTMGSIHDIIDKALNVAPDLASSTYVETKVGFRPFTPSSLPVFGPVPDTEGLLVANGLGASGLTSGPYLGSELAKLALGESTELHLEDYDVAGALRQD from the coding sequence ATGAAGTATATCGTCATTGGAGCAGGCATTCTTGGTGCATCGACAGCGTATCACCTAGCCAAGCAAGGGGCAGAGGTAACACTGGTCGATCGGCAGGATCCTGGGCAGGCCACAAATGCGGCGGCCGGCATTGTATGCCCGTGGCTGACCCATCGTCGCAATAATGCCTGGTACCGATTAGTTAAAGCAGGAGCCAAGTATTACTCAACACTTATTGAGGAATTAGAAGCCAATGGGGAGACCGAGACAGGATATGCCAGAGTCGGGGCAATTAATATTTTTTCAAAAGAAGAAAGACTCGATAAGAAGGTAGCGCTCGCCCAAGAACGCCAGGAAGATACGCCTGAAATGGGAGGCGTCACAAAACTATCATCTGCTGAGACCAAGGCGTTGTTTCCGCCGTTATCGGAAGCATATGGGGCGGTTCACATCAGTGGGGCGGCTCGTGTCAATGGAGGCGCTTTACGAAACGCCCTGATTCGTGGTGCTGAAAGGAACGGAGCCACTTTTATATATGGAGATGCATCGCTTGTATATGAAGCTTTGAAAATCACAGGAGTGACCGTGAATGGAGAGACTATCTCTGCTGATCAAGTGATTGTGACTGGCGGGGCATGGGCCAAAAAGCTGCTGGAACCCCTAGGTATGAATTTTCAAGTGACGTCACAAAAAGCGCAAATTGTCCACCTGCAAATGCCGGATACAGACACGAGCTCCTGGCCGGTTGTCATGGCCCCTTATAATCAATACATGCTCACATTTGGAAACGGAAAAATCGTTGTCGGTGCAACTCAAGAGGATCCTATTCACGATGATGCCCGTGTAACTATGGGCAGCATTCATGACATCATCGATAAAGCGCTTAATGTAGCTCCGGATTTAGCGTCGAGTACATATGTTGAAACCAAAGTTGGGTTCAGACCGTTTACACCAAGCTCTTTGCCGGTCTTTGGGCCAGTACCAGATACGGAGGGGTTGCTAGTTGCCAATGGTCTTGGTGCCTCAGGTTTAACAAGCGGTCCCTATTTAGGTTCAGAGCTTGCTAAGCTAGCGTTGGGCGAGTCGACTGAGCTTCATCTAGAGGACTATGACGTTGCGGGTGCATTGCGCCAAGATTAG
- a CDS encoding flotillin family protein has product MMEFIWLIVLGVLVFIALIVGGIGFLIFKLRYKTASSNQALIITGPKLGQPEEDNRIFVDDNGRSMKIIRGGGIRLKMFQTSTPIDLTSFQLEIESPKAYTSEGVPIRAQSVAEISIGSKLEIVANYAEKFLGKSQNEKERELKEVLEGHLRAIISALTVDEIYKDFNSVNQKVKGIAEQDLQNLGFEITSFALKEIKDDDEESGYLEAIGRPRIAEAQKDADIAEANAARETRMHKAKTSQEAEEDEIRRQTEIAKSKNEKDVKEAEYKAEVEAARAKSESAYNLEQARLNQEVKEEEMKVKYIESQRQVSLEEEEQKRRKAQADADAYDIKARSEAEAEKDRIDGETKAAIEKEKGLAEAEVVRERGRADAEAKELMAEAMEKYGEAAILEMFIEMLPKYAREIAQPLSQIEEMKVIDMGDSSSSSSGSSKITNNVTKTMLGLQESLKESTGMDIKSMLESFVARGNVTPFPQGNDQVAAGTDAQDESQATSNESDSQDDHVNEDESLHSEDQSSDSE; this is encoded by the coding sequence ATGATGGAATTTATTTGGCTGATTGTGCTGGGCGTTCTCGTCTTTATTGCTTTAATTGTTGGCGGTATTGGTTTTCTCATTTTTAAATTACGTTATAAAACCGCCAGCTCGAACCAAGCCTTGATTATTACGGGACCAAAGCTGGGTCAGCCGGAAGAGGATAATCGTATATTTGTCGATGATAATGGCAGAAGTATGAAAATCATTCGCGGCGGCGGGATCCGTTTGAAAATGTTCCAAACCAGTACGCCGATCGATCTAACGTCCTTTCAGTTAGAAATCGAATCACCGAAAGCGTATACTTCGGAAGGTGTTCCGATCCGCGCGCAAAGTGTTGCGGAAATTAGCATTGGCAGTAAACTTGAGATCGTTGCTAACTACGCCGAAAAGTTTTTAGGTAAAAGTCAAAACGAAAAAGAACGAGAACTGAAAGAAGTCCTAGAAGGTCATTTAAGGGCGATTATTTCAGCTTTAACGGTTGATGAGATCTATAAAGACTTTAATTCCGTCAACCAAAAAGTGAAGGGGATTGCTGAACAAGATCTACAAAATTTAGGCTTTGAAATCACGTCCTTTGCTTTAAAAGAAATCAAAGATGATGATGAAGAAAGCGGCTATCTTGAAGCCATTGGCCGGCCGCGCATTGCCGAAGCACAGAAAGATGCTGATATCGCTGAAGCCAATGCTGCTCGTGAGACAAGAATGCACAAAGCGAAGACATCACAAGAAGCAGAAGAAGATGAAATTAGACGGCAAACCGAAATCGCCAAATCTAAAAATGAAAAAGATGTCAAAGAGGCGGAATACAAAGCCGAAGTTGAAGCAGCCAGAGCAAAGTCTGAATCGGCCTATAATTTAGAACAAGCGCGACTGAATCAAGAAGTGAAAGAAGAAGAAATGAAAGTCAAATACATTGAAAGTCAACGTCAAGTTTCTCTGGAAGAGGAAGAGCAAAAACGCCGTAAAGCACAAGCAGATGCTGATGCCTACGATATCAAAGCGAGGTCCGAAGCCGAGGCTGAAAAAGATCGGATTGATGGTGAAACCAAGGCGGCCATTGAAAAAGAAAAAGGTCTTGCTGAAGCCGAAGTTGTGCGTGAACGAGGTCGAGCGGATGCAGAAGCGAAAGAGCTTATGGCTGAAGCGATGGAAAAATACGGGGAAGCGGCTATTCTTGAGATGTTTATTGAGATGCTGCCTAAGTATGCTCGCGAAATTGCGCAACCACTGTCCCAAATTGAAGAGATGAAAGTGATTGATATGGGGGATTCATCCAGCTCAAGCAGCGGTTCCTCTAAAATCACAAATAATGTAACGAAAACGATGCTGGGACTCCAAGAAAGTTTAAAAGAGTCTACAGGTATGGATATTAAATCAATGCTAGAGTCGTTTGTGGCCCGGGGCAATGTCACCCCATTTCCTCAAGGAAATGATCAAGTTGCAGCTGGGACGGATGCTCAAGATGAAAGTCAGGCAACGTCAAATGAGTCCGATTCACAGGATGATCATGTGAATGAAGATGAATCTTTACATAGTGAAGATCAATCATCTGACAGTGAATAA